The following are from one region of the Capsicum annuum cultivar UCD-10X-F1 chromosome 1, UCD10Xv1.1, whole genome shotgun sequence genome:
- the LOC107840210 gene encoding uncharacterized protein LOC107840210 yields the protein MPQRKSTDQENPTPTLRRSPRFTAAAATEISAIKVHKKHIEVSKNPKKSSTGVRRSGRLSIGTPQNNGEKKRVTRGSTHGENSVEKRKGVITRSGKAACVERPVVSSEVAGCGEDDDNGSGKKQAGLKRKRTQGVEENGVANGWTNEQETALQTAYFAAKATPNFWKKVARMVPGKSAKDCFDKIHSDFMTPPQPQPRSRIKKMNTTSLSPCATKLLQSTKKNTNKRRYSKPKSHLSRKAVRELLQKQTDIDRDKEADFFSALESSADPTAKALCPNTIFLTPECNKEGLNYLRKCLERSSSTHKKHRSRLSGSSVATLTSPPVLKPIKNKALHERYVDQLHCREAKRKAAASRTAKVQQNKNDHQNENVIKVDVIKAAKNALISEARDAINQFQNLQNSFNDDDDDDYDENLNGDDDEDAR from the exons ATGCCGCAGAGAAAGTCGACAGACCAAGAAAATCCAACACCCACTCTCAGAAGATCTCCGCGGTTTACTGCCGCTGCTGCTACTGAGATTTCTGCTATCAAAGTCCACAAGAAACATATTGAAGTTTCAAAGAACCCCAAAAAATCGAGTACGGGGGTGCGAAGATCTGGAAGATTGAGTATTGGAACTCCGCAGAACAATGGCGAGAAGAAAAGGGTGACTCGGGGTTCTACACATGGTGAAAATTCAGTTGAGAAGAGAAAAGGGGTTATTACTAGAAGTGGAAAAGCTGCTTGTGTTGAGAGACCTGTGGTATCATCTGAAGTAGCGGGATGTGGAGAGGACGATGATAATGGGTCGGGGAAGAAACAGGCAGGATTGAAGAGGAAGAGAACTCAAGGGGTGGAGGAGAATGGTGTAGCTAATGGGTGGACTAACGAACAAGAGACGGCGTTGCAGACTGCTTATTTCGCGGCAAAGGCAACACCGAACTTCTGGAAGAAAGTTGCTAGGATG GTGCCTGGAAAATCAGCAAAGGATTGTTTTGACAAGATACATTCGGATTTTATGACTCCTCCTCAGCCTCAACCACGGTCAAGGATTAAAAAGATGAATACAACATCACTCTCTCCATGTGCAACTAAGTTGCTTCAGTCCACCAAGAAAAACACAAACAAGCGGAGATATAGCAAGCCGAAGAGCCATCTCTCACGCAAGGCTGTGAGAGAACTACTgcaaaagcaaactgatatagaTCGAGATAAGGAAGCAGATTTCTTCAGTGCTCTTGAATCATCAGCAGATCCAACTGCTAAGGCATTATGCCCAAACACAATTTTTTTAACCCCGGAGTGCAACAAAGAAGGTTTGAATTATCTTAGAAAGTGCCTGGAGAGATCGTCTTCCACCCATAAAAAGCACCGTTCCAGATTAAGTGGTTCATCAGTAGCAACCCTTACCAGTCCACCAGTTCTAAAGCCAATTAAGAATAAGGCCTTACATGAGAGGTATGTTGATCAGCTACATTGCAGGGAAGCAAAGAGAAAGGCAGCCGCTTCAAGGACAGCAAAGGTCCAGCAAAATAAGAATGATCACCAGAATGAGAATGTCATAAAAGTGGATGTGATTAAAGCTGCGAAAAATGCTCTAATATCTGAAGCCAGAGATGCAAtcaaccaatttcaaaatttacagaaCAGtttcaatgatgatgatgatgatgattatgatgaaaaCCTTAATGGTGATGATGACGAGGATGCTAGATAA